From the Serratia nematodiphila DZ0503SBS1 genome, one window contains:
- the tyrP gene encoding tyrosine transporter TyrP, with protein sequence MKNRTLGSVFIVAGTTIGAGMLAMPLAAAGVGFGVTLALLVGLWLLMCYTALLLVEVYQHEQADTGLGTLAKRYLGGGGQWLTSFSMMFLMYALTAAYISGAGELLATSISQWTSQDFPVSLGVLLFTLVAGGVVCIGTHSVDLFNRILFSAKVVFLVVMLGLMLPNIHQTNLMTLPLEQGLALSAIPVIFTSFGFHGSVPSIVNYMGGNIRKLRWVFIIGSAIPLMAYIFWQLATLGSISSDTFVGILAQQAGLNGLLQAVRDAVASPHVELAVHLFADLALATSFLGVALGLFDFLADLFKRQDNVRGRLQTGAITFLPPLAFALFYPRGFVLALGFAAIALSVLALLLPSLLVWKTRQKHQAQYRVWGGTPALALVFVCGVTVIAIQLGIASGMLPAVG encoded by the coding sequence GTGAAGAATCGCACTCTTGGCAGTGTTTTTATCGTGGCGGGCACCACCATTGGCGCCGGGATGCTGGCGATGCCGCTGGCGGCGGCCGGCGTCGGCTTCGGCGTCACGCTGGCCTTACTGGTCGGGCTGTGGCTGTTGATGTGTTACACCGCGCTGCTGCTGGTAGAGGTTTACCAGCATGAACAGGCGGATACCGGTCTGGGTACCCTCGCCAAACGTTATCTCGGCGGCGGCGGCCAGTGGCTGACCAGCTTCAGCATGATGTTCCTGATGTACGCCCTCACCGCCGCCTACATTAGCGGCGCCGGCGAATTGCTCGCCACCAGCATCAGCCAATGGACGTCACAGGACTTCCCGGTGTCGCTCGGCGTCCTGCTGTTCACCCTGGTGGCCGGCGGCGTGGTGTGCATCGGCACCCACTCGGTCGACTTGTTCAACCGCATCCTGTTCAGCGCCAAAGTGGTGTTTCTGGTGGTGATGCTCGGCCTGATGTTGCCGAATATCCACCAAACCAACCTGATGACGTTGCCGCTGGAGCAAGGCCTGGCGCTGTCGGCCATTCCGGTGATCTTCACCTCCTTCGGCTTCCACGGCAGCGTGCCGAGCATCGTCAACTACATGGGCGGCAACATTCGCAAACTGCGCTGGGTGTTTATCATCGGCAGCGCCATCCCGCTGATGGCCTATATCTTCTGGCAGCTGGCGACGCTGGGCAGCATCAGCTCCGACACCTTCGTCGGCATTCTGGCGCAGCAGGCCGGGCTGAATGGCCTGTTGCAAGCGGTGCGCGACGCAGTGGCTTCACCGCACGTTGAACTGGCAGTGCACCTGTTCGCCGATCTGGCGCTGGCGACCTCGTTCCTCGGCGTCGCGCTCGGGCTGTTCGATTTCCTGGCCGACCTGTTCAAGCGGCAAGATAACGTGCGTGGCCGCCTGCAAACCGGCGCCATCACCTTCCTGCCGCCGCTGGCCTTCGCGCTGTTCTACCCTCGCGGCTTCGTGCTGGCGCTGGGTTTCGCCGCCATCGCCCTGTCGGTGCTGGCGCTGCTGCTGCCTTCGCTGTTGGTGTGGAAAACCCGCCAAAAGCATCAGGCGCAGTATCGCGTCTGGGGCGGCACCCCTGCGCTGGCGCTGGTGTTTGTCTGCGGGGTAACGGTGATCGCCATTCAACTGGGCATCGCCAGCGGCATGCTGCCGGCGGTCGGGTAA
- a CDS encoding YfaZ family outer membrane protein, translated as MKKTWVACAAGLLLVTGAANAISVSGEAGQHYTNLGVGMSTGSSGLGLTGNWARSDHDGNVGSVGLNFGVPLGPLTATVGAKALYLSPKDGKSGGAVALGGGLEWEINRYFSLHGEGYFAPESFTSGVKAYNEASGGLRWKFRPLSVDVGYRYMQMEGKDGRRDNTLADGPYVGVGLSF; from the coding sequence ATGAAAAAGACTTGGGTCGCGTGCGCGGCAGGATTGCTGTTGGTGACCGGCGCGGCGAACGCCATCAGCGTGTCGGGCGAAGCCGGGCAGCACTACACCAACCTGGGCGTTGGCATGAGCACCGGCTCTTCAGGTCTGGGCCTGACCGGCAACTGGGCGCGCAGCGACCATGACGGCAACGTCGGCAGCGTGGGGTTGAACTTCGGCGTGCCGCTGGGGCCGTTGACGGCGACCGTGGGCGCCAAAGCGCTGTACCTCAGCCCGAAAGACGGGAAGAGCGGCGGGGCGGTGGCGCTGGGCGGCGGCCTGGAGTGGGAGATTAACCGTTACTTCAGCCTGCACGGCGAAGGTTACTTTGCCCCTGAGTCTTTCACCAGCGGCGTGAAGGCCTATAACGAAGCCAGCGGCGGCCTGCGCTGGAAGTTCCGTCCGCTGAGCGTAGACGTGGGCTACCGTTACATGCAGATGGAAGGCAAAGACGGGCGTCGCGACAACACCCTGGCCGATGGCCCTTATGTCGGTGTCGGTCTGAGCTTCTGA